Below is a genomic region from Brassica rapa cultivar Chiifu-401-42 chromosome A08, CAAS_Brap_v3.01, whole genome shotgun sequence.
ATTCCACCAGCAGGCAACTCCTGTGAATCAACTAAACTTCCATTCCAAATCATGCAACCATAACCTAACCCATGAGCACAAGCTATACAAGAACATGTCCGCAAACAAGTCCTTAAACACTCTGGCTCACTAGCTTCTGATCTTATTGCAAAGTCAGGCAGCTTCATTCTCCTTAGCCTTGTAAACCCATCAGCACTCCCGTTATTGTTCTGTCTCTCACATTGTAAAGGTGTCCTCCTTGTGCATCCACCACTCCAGTTCCCATTGTTCCACTCTACGAGGCTCCTTGGCCCAAACCCTTTAATGCAAGAACACGACGGGTTCTTCCGTGGGTTGCACGTAGTGAATGGACCACATCTTTTGTAGATATCACACTCGCTCGCCGGAACTTGTAACCCGACCGTCCAGTTTCTCCTAGCCTCACTCCAGTCCCTCCTGATCACAGATCCTCTGTAGTCCATGTACAAGTATCTCAAAGTGGAGTCATTAGCATACGACATGGTGACTGATCCATTAGTATCATCATTAACCGTGAATCTGAAAAGAAAGATGACTCCTGGCTCCACGTCTGGTAAACCATTAAACATCTGGCCGTTCCAGGGCCCACTTCGCCACACCGTAGCGTTATTATCATCCTTGTTCATGATGAAAAGCTCTGGATACGCAGCGAGAACGAGTGCAGCGGTGTAGCTCCCTGGAGAAGGATCTGAAGGGCTTTTCCATGAAGTTATCGTGATGTTCTCTCCAGAGGCTCTTGCGTTTGTCCCGACAACCATGTTTGGTAACCAAGAATCAGTAGGATGCCTGAAACTCTCCCAAAGAGTTGTTTCGCTGTTGTCATCTTTTAGCACGAGGTTCCCTGTATCCAAAAGCTCAGCGACGGTAGAGTTGGCACGGGATTGAGTAGTGACGTTGGTTGACCATAGAACACGCCTCTGACCATCTGTGAGTACGAGGTTTCCATCTTCCGACAGAGAGATAACTCCAGAGGAGTCGTTGATGGGCTTGTCTTTGTTAGCTACCCATATCACAGTTTGTATAGGAATGTTGTTGTACCATATGCCCGCGTACCGGCTTGTGGAGTTAACAGGGGTGAAGAAACCGAACCTGAACGTGCCAAGGCTGGAGACGATCGTGTCTGAGTCACTGAGATTGCCGGGGAAGAAAGTTCTTTCCTGAGCAAGACAGACACTCGACAAGAAGAAAGCGAGTGCAAGAATAAAAGGATTCATGCTCTCATGAAGTCCCATAGCTTCTTTCCTAAACCGGAACCAAACAAAACAGAGCTAAATATGGAAAGATTCTAGTATTGAACGTAGCATTTAAGAAGCATATGGATTTGAGTTAAATGACGCAGTGATGGTGTGATGAGCATTAAATTTCTCAGGAGACAAGTCCAAATATTGTTATGGTGAAGGGGTCAAGTCAAGTGGGCATTATTCTAATTCTAAAGATAATGCAAGAAgcatcactttttttttatatttgtaacaCCAAAACAAGAAGCATCACTATACTGTATTTTTTCTATTAACGACGGTCTTCGTACGTTTGACTGGCCATATTGGCACATCCTTTACGACTTTTTTCACCTGTGAGATTCATTTCATCTTCTTTTAGTAATCAACTAAACGTCACTGCCTTTTAAGTGTCAATCGGTGAGACGATAATGCATGCTATGTTGTTGATAATTCTCTATTTAATTACTTTTGGTCTCACTGATTATTGACAATGTCTGCTCTGtttgtatatattaattttaatatattgtagTTAAATTTAAAAGGTTaagagtttaataattaaagaaaaattagtacgtataatttatatgaatttttaaaagGTTGGTGGTGCAAGATCAATCTTTCAATTTCATGGCTAACTCTAATTCTTGGTTGTAATCTTTCAATTTCATGGCTAACTCTAATTCTTGGTTGTATGAAATGTGGATTTTTTTTATCCGGTTCTCTACTGATAAGGGTTATtgaaattttggtttggttgcCGGTTTAATGAATGGTTCGATTGGTTCCGGTTATTCCAGCAACCTTCGTGTGTCTGACTGAGTTCGTCAGAGCACAAAAGTTCCTAAAATTTTCCTGTATAGTAAGGAAACGATTCAAAAACCAAACATGGCAAATTTTAGAAACACATGTAACAGAGTATTAAACAACAACACCCTCTCAAGGTTTTGTCTTAACATAAACGATCAACCACACGAGATGGCATTTAGGAAAATTTAAAATACGAAGGAATCTAAAATAGAGATGTTATTATCATGCTGCATTACATCAAACGGTAACAGCCACACACTTCACCAGTTCAGACACCCCATCGTCAACGACAACATCACACGACTCCATCTTACCCCAAATCTCTCCTCCTTGGCGTCTCTCCAAAGCAATCTCTGCACAGCAAATGACCTTACTGCCTTCATGTTTCTTAGGAAAGAAGAGAGCCAACTTCTTCTCGCCGTAGCTCACCGCATCGCACCACTTCGACTTAGCAGTCTCAGCCGCCAAAAACTCTTCCAAACCGCTGACAACACTCCAACACCTCTGCTTTGGATCAAAAGCCCTCAAAACCGCCTTCTCGGAACAATCGTGATAGTACAAGACATCATCAACCACACACGCACCTTCCCAGTCCTTAGAGTTCATCACCTCGTCCATCACTTCCCATTTCTTTCCCACTGGCCCATAAACAAAAGAGTTGCGGTTGATGCAGCCTTTCATGTAAACCTTACCCTCCATCACCACAGAGTCAGACCAAAAGGGACCTAGACCTATAGCCATATCTTCCTTCACCAACTTAGCCCCCCACGATTGTGTTTCTGCATCGAACACCGTCACTGCCTTCCTCCACCCTTTCCACCACCCACCACCCTCCTCAATCACATGACAAAACGAATCACCGAGTACATAAACCTTCTTCCCGACCGCGTTAACCACTTTATAAGCCATGCGCTGAGGGATGTCGGCGATGGGGTGGACCGTGTGAGATGTGCAGTCAATGCTGAGCACGTCGATGTCGTTAAACGCATACACCTTTGAACCAACAGGGACGTAGCTTCCACGGGAAGACATGGGGGGGAAGTGGCAGGACAAGGACCAAGCGGTTAGTGCAGTTGAGTTTCCTGTGGAGGATGTAGAGACTGAAATCACCGGAGTTGCTGTTGCGGAGGACGGCGAAGAGACGGTGTTGGTTGATGCCTAGCTGAGATCGCCTCTTGTAGAGCTTAGACGAGGCGATGAGTTTCCGGAAACTCTTGGAGACGAGGGAGAGAGTTGGGTAGTGGCTTCTGGGTACGCGAGCTACGATGTCGAGGGTAACGTCGTTTGGAAGTGACGGAATCAGAGGAGACACTGACAGCTCCGAGAGTTGCTCCATTAGTTCACACATCTGGAACAGCTGTGGTTGAGTGAATCAGGAAATTAACCTGAGcaaaaaatgaaatatgttATTGGTTAGCCTAAAAGACCAAAGATTACTCGCTGATTCCAAGTTCAGACTCAGACATCATTTCAAGTTCGGACATTTCAAGTTCAGTTCAGACATTTCAAGTTCAAACACTCCAAGTTGAGACATTTCAAGTTTAGACATTCCAAGTTCAGTTCAGTTCAGACATTTCAAGTTTAGACATTCCAAGTTCAGACAACATTTCAAGTTCAGACATTTTTAGACATTTCAAGTTCTTTCAAGTTCAGACATTTCAAGTTCAGACATCATTTCAAGTTCATACATTTTTCAGACATTTCAAGTTCAGACATTCCAAGTTCAGACAtcatttcaagtttttttttttttttttttctgaccgATAtcatttcaagt
It encodes:
- the LOC103836232 gene encoding G-type lectin S-receptor-like serine/threonine-protein kinase At1g11300 produces the protein MGLHESMNPFILALAFFLSSVCLAQERTFFPGNLSDSDTIVSSLGTFRFGFFTPVNSTSRYAGIWYNNIPIQTVIWVANKDKPINDSSGVISLSEDGNLVLTDGQRRVLWSTNVTTQSRANSTVAELLDTGNLVLKDDNSETTLWESFRHPTDSWLPNMVVGTNARASGENITITSWKSPSDPSPGSYTAALVLAAYPELFIMNKDDNNATVWRSGPWNGQMFNGLPDVEPGVIFLFRFTVNDDTNGSVTMSYANDSTLRYLYMDYRGSVIRRDWSEARRNWTVGLQVPASECDIYKRCGPFTTCNPRKNPSCSCIKGFGPRSLVEWNNGNWSGGCTRRTPLQCERQNNNGSADGFTRLRRMKLPDFAIRSEASEPECLRTCLRTCSCIACAHGLGYGCMIWNGSLVDSQELPAGGMDLYIRLAHSEIKTPDRRPVIIASSLAGGILVVVACGLMVRQLVMKRRARKKGRDAEQIFNRVEALAGGDKAKLKELPLFEFQVLAAATNNFSLRNKLGQGGFGPVYKGKLQEGQEIAVKRLSRASGQGLEELVNEVVVISKLQHRNLVKLLGCCIAGDERMLVYEFMPKKSLDYYLFNPVKAKLLAWETRFNIINGICRGLLYLHRDSRLRIIHRDLKASNILLDENLVPKISDFGLARIFPGNKDEANTRRVVGTYGYMSPEYAMGGLFSEKSDVFSLGVILLEIVSGRRNSNSTLLAYAWSIWNEGEITELVDPVIFEQVFEKEIKKCVHIALLCVQEAANDRPSVATMCSMLSSEIVDIPEPKQPAFITRNVVASEEAGSSENSEPKASINNVTITDVSGR
- the LOC103836240 gene encoding F-box/kelch-repeat protein At4g38940, whose translation is MEQLSELSVSPLIPSLPNDVTLDIVARVPRSHYPTLSLVSKSFRKLIASSKLYKRRSQLGINQHRLFAVLRNSNSGDFSLYILHRKLNCTNRLVYAFNDIDVLSIDCTSHTVHPIADIPQRMAYKVVNAVGKKVYVLGDSFCHVIEEGGGWWKGWRKAVTVFDAETQSWGAKLVKEDMAIGLGPFWSDSVVMEGKVYMKGCINRNSFVYGPVGKKWEVMDEVMNSKDWEGACVVDDVLYYHDCSEKAVLRAFDPKQRCWSVVSGLEEFLAAETAKSKWCDAVSYGEKKLALFFPKKHEGSKVICCAEIALERRQGGEIWGKMESCDVVVDDGVSELVKCVAVTV